A section of the Candidatus Desulfatibia profunda genome encodes:
- a CDS encoding 30S ribosomal protein S20, whose translation MANHKSAIKRAGQNEARRLRNRSTKTRVKNIIKDVRLAISEKSSEAALKKLDIAKSTIDKATKKGAIHPKTASRKISRLSRLVNTISA comes from the coding sequence TTGGCGAATCATAAATCTGCAATCAAACGCGCCGGCCAAAACGAAGCACGGCGCCTACGCAACAGGTCTACAAAGACCAGAGTTAAAAATATCATCAAGGATGTGAGACTAGCAATCAGCGAAAAGTCCAGCGAAGCAGCCTTGAAAAAATTAGATATTGCAAAGTCTACCATTGACAAGGCCACTAAAAAGGGGGCTATCCATCCCAAAACCGCATCTCGAAAAATTTCCCGCCTCTCCCGACTTGTTAACACCATCTCGGCTTAA
- a CDS encoding nodulation protein NfeD produces MKYKYLLFVLVVFLFCGPHNTLAAKSEIYVIKLSGAISPGTADFLKSGIRKASDNHVACIIVELDTPGGLAESMRDMVMAIFASTVPVVIYVAPSGARAASAGVMITMAADIAAMAPGTNIGAAYPVGAGGKEIDKTMSAKITNDMVAQAKSIAIKRGRNAQWVERAVRNSESVTETEALKQNVIDIIAKDMDDLIRQINGRKIEDKGILHLDDASITVLKESMRTKILKTISDPNIAYILLMIGLAGLYFELSHPGVVLPGVVGGISLILAFFAFQTIPINFAGILLIILALIFFIMEMKIASYGLLSIAGIISLLLGSLMLFDTGDPQIRLSLTVLIPTLVLVSGFFVTIAALVFKSHLSKPLTGAQGLVGEIGIVKKNIMPEGKVFVHGELWNATAKEPIGEGVRVRVVAVVNLVLQVEAVE; encoded by the coding sequence ATGAAATATAAGTATTTGCTTTTCGTACTGGTTGTGTTTTTGTTCTGCGGTCCGCACAACACGCTTGCGGCTAAAAGCGAAATCTATGTCATCAAATTGTCGGGAGCCATCAGCCCGGGTACGGCCGACTTTTTAAAAAGCGGGATAAGAAAGGCTTCGGATAATCATGTGGCCTGCATTATCGTCGAACTTGACACACCCGGCGGTCTTGCTGAGTCCATGCGTGATATGGTCATGGCCATTTTCGCGAGCACAGTGCCGGTTGTCATCTATGTCGCACCCAGCGGGGCCAGGGCGGCTTCGGCCGGCGTCATGATTACCATGGCGGCGGATATTGCCGCCATGGCGCCGGGGACGAACATCGGTGCGGCCTATCCAGTCGGCGCCGGCGGCAAGGAGATCGACAAAACCATGTCCGCAAAGATAACCAACGATATGGTTGCCCAGGCCAAGAGTATCGCCATCAAACGGGGTAGAAACGCCCAGTGGGTTGAAAGAGCCGTCCGCAACAGCGAATCCGTGACTGAAACCGAAGCACTGAAGCAAAACGTCATTGATATTATTGCCAAAGATATGGATGATCTCATTCGGCAGATCAACGGTCGCAAGATCGAAGACAAGGGTATTTTACATCTTGATGACGCCAGCATAACGGTTCTGAAAGAAAGCATGCGCACCAAGATCTTAAAGACGATCAGCGATCCCAATATTGCTTATATTCTCCTGATGATCGGGCTTGCCGGGCTTTATTTTGAACTTTCACATCCGGGTGTTGTTTTGCCGGGGGTGGTCGGCGGGATTTCATTGATATTGGCATTTTTTGCATTTCAGACGATTCCCATCAATTTTGCCGGGATTCTTTTGATCATCCTGGCCCTGATTTTTTTCATTATGGAGATGAAGATCGCCAGTTACGGCCTTCTCAGTATCGCGGGCATTATTTCGCTTTTGCTCGGCTCCCTGATGTTGTTTGATACCGGCGACCCCCAGATACGGCTTTCATTAACGGTTTTGATTCCTACCCTTGTTTTGGTTTCGGGCTTTTTCGTGACGATTGCTGCTTTGGTTTTCAAATCCCATCTGTCAAAACCGTTAACCGGCGCACAAGGCCTGGTCGGGGAAATCGGAATTGTGAAAAAAAATATTATGCCCGAAGGCAAGGTGTTTGTCCATGGCGAACTGTGGAATGCGACGGCAAAGGAGCCGATTGGAGAGGGTGTCAGGGTTCGGGTGGTTGCTGTGGTTAACCTTGTGCTTCAGGTTGAAGCGGTGGAATAA
- a CDS encoding septum formation initiator family protein, which produces MNTKHSILLAFVILALFSMLLFIIFGENGLADLHLLKLERDGLLKRNEELAKGNLTLYREIERLKNDPKYLENVARKELGVVGKDELIFKLNDKRKDKN; this is translated from the coding sequence GTGAATACAAAACATAGCATCCTGCTGGCATTCGTCATCCTGGCGCTCTTTTCAATGCTTCTGTTTATTATTTTTGGTGAAAATGGTCTGGCCGACCTTCATCTGCTGAAATTGGAAAGAGACGGTTTGCTAAAAAGAAATGAAGAACTTGCCAAAGGAAACCTGACCCTATATCGTGAGATCGAACGATTGAAGAATGACCCTAAGTATTTAGAAAATGTAGCCAGAAAGGAACTGGGGGTTGTTGGTAAAGACGAGTTAATATTCAAATTAAATGACAAGCGGAAAGATAAAAATTGA
- a CDS encoding addiction module protein has protein sequence MESVDQLAKKAIELKPVERIRLVEAILYSLDKPAEHIEQSWIAESEARYEAYKRGELEAIDWDEIKTRYKR, from the coding sequence ATGGAATCAGTCGATCAATTGGCAAAAAAAGCCATAGAACTTAAACCCGTTGAACGCATTCGATTGGTTGAGGCGATTTTATATAGCCTTGATAAGCCCGCTGAACATATTGAACAGAGTTGGATTGCTGAATCAGAAGCCCGATATGAAGCCTATAAACGTGGAGAGCTTGAGGCGATTGATTGGGATGAGATTAAAACGAGGTATAAACGTTGA
- the murJ gene encoding murein biosynthesis integral membrane protein MurJ: MSAENDRMTKAAGVVGAATFLSRIFGFIRDVVIAWFFGAGFSSDAFFVAFRIPNLLRRLFAEGSLSIAFIPVFTEYLTKRGKDDAFGLARSALWLLSVSLAVMAIAGILVSPFIIRVIAPGFTDSPEKFQLTVVLTRIMFPYIFFIGLVALCMGILNVLGHFAAPALAPVLLNAAIICSVFFISPHMAAPVVGLAIGVLVGGFLQLGFQVPFLIKKGFYFWHKAKIYHPGLKRIALLMLPTIFGAAVYQINILVGTLLASLLPEGSVSYLYYADRLVQFPLGIFAMATATAVLPSLSRQAAAADFTGVGDTFAYAMKLVFFITIPAMVGLIVLRQPIVALLFKRGAFDAEAVRLTAYALLYYSIGLWAFSAVRIVVSTFYALQDTRTPVKTAVISVCANILLGVILMWPLGHGGLALATSLASMLNLGLLVWALRARLDVLELRSISESVCKTLICSAVMGVVVWALALIIIPSKDPTTTGLFWGLVGSIFTGCVFYGSFSFFLKSPELEKVLSLLFQRRAADENSLRINV, from the coding sequence ATGAGTGCTGAAAATGACCGGATGACCAAGGCTGCCGGAGTTGTCGGTGCGGCAACTTTTTTGAGCCGTATTTTCGGTTTTATCAGAGATGTTGTCATTGCGTGGTTTTTTGGAGCCGGGTTCAGTTCGGATGCTTTTTTTGTAGCATTCAGGATCCCCAACCTATTAAGAAGATTGTTCGCCGAGGGTTCCCTGAGCATTGCATTCATTCCCGTCTTTACCGAATACCTTACGAAGCGTGGCAAGGACGATGCTTTTGGATTGGCAAGGTCAGCCTTATGGCTGCTTTCCGTATCGCTGGCTGTGATGGCGATAGCAGGGATATTGGTGTCGCCCTTTATTATCCGCGTCATTGCGCCGGGATTTACGGATTCTCCTGAGAAATTTCAGCTAACCGTTGTCTTAACCCGTATCATGTTTCCATATATTTTCTTTATCGGCCTGGTTGCCCTGTGCATGGGAATCCTTAACGTACTCGGCCATTTTGCCGCGCCGGCCCTCGCTCCTGTGCTTTTGAATGCTGCCATCATATGTTCGGTATTTTTTATTTCACCTCATATGGCTGCGCCGGTAGTCGGGCTGGCGATCGGGGTGCTGGTCGGCGGTTTTTTACAACTTGGATTTCAGGTGCCGTTTCTGATCAAAAAGGGATTTTATTTTTGGCATAAAGCCAAAATTTATCACCCGGGGCTGAAGCGTATCGCCCTTTTGATGCTGCCGACCATTTTCGGTGCGGCCGTCTATCAAATCAATATCCTGGTAGGAACCCTGCTGGCTTCTTTGCTGCCTGAGGGGAGTGTTTCGTATCTTTATTATGCCGACCGCCTGGTGCAGTTTCCGCTCGGCATCTTCGCGATGGCTACGGCCACCGCGGTTCTCCCGAGTCTTTCCAGACAGGCGGCGGCGGCGGATTTTACGGGGGTTGGCGATACCTTTGCCTATGCCATGAAACTGGTTTTTTTTATTACTATTCCTGCCATGGTCGGATTAATCGTATTACGACAGCCTATCGTTGCCCTGTTGTTTAAACGGGGAGCCTTTGACGCTGAGGCTGTTCGATTGACTGCATATGCGTTGTTGTACTATAGTATAGGCCTCTGGGCGTTTTCAGCGGTACGGATTGTTGTTTCAACGTTTTATGCATTGCAGGATACCAGGACGCCTGTAAAAACAGCCGTCATATCCGTCTGCGCCAATATCCTGCTCGGAGTCATTCTGATGTGGCCGCTGGGTCACGGGGGACTTGCACTGGCTACTTCATTGGCGTCCATGCTGAACCTTGGACTCCTTGTTTGGGCCTTGCGCGCAAGGCTCGATGTACTGGAATTAAGAAGCATTAGCGAGTCTGTCTGTAAAACACTGATTTGTTCGGCGGTTATGGGTGTCGTTGTATGGGCGCTAGCGCTTATCATCATTCCTTCGAAAGACCCAACGACAACCGGGCTTTTTTGGGGACTCGTGGGAAGCATCTTTACCGGCTGTGTTTTTTACGGTTCTTTTTCGTTTTTTCTGAAGAGCCCGGAGTTGGAAAAGGTTTTGAGCCTGTTGTTTCAGCGCAGAGCCGCGGATGAAAACAGCCTGCGCATAAATGTATAA
- a CDS encoding leucine--tRNA ligase: MDDKYNPKKIESKWQDYWEKSNLFDVKEEPEKEKYYLLEMFPYPSGNLHMGHVRNYTIGDVVARYKRMQGFNVLHPMGWDAFGMPAENAAIANNTHPARWTYQNIDNMRSQLQRLGYSYDWGREIAACRPEYYRWEQWLFLKMYAKGMAYRKEAFVNWCEPCQTVLANEQVEAGMCWRCDRPVRQKKLWQWFFRITDYAEDLLVYCDKIPGWPDKVITMQKNWIGKSTGAEIRFCIENSDEFITVFTTRQDTVCGATFMCLAPEHPLVLKLSNGTEQESEVQAFIERISAQDRSAKAVDSYEKEGVFTGAFCINPINGRRMPIYTANFALMEYGTGAVMSVPAHDQRDFEFAKKYGLEIIVVVKPHDDDLDPAFMTAAYTGEGVMINSDPFNDMENTRAMDAIVAYLEERGLGKKAVSFRLRDWGISRQRYWGAPIPMIHCPTCGIVPVPEKDLPVILPEDAMLLEGGKSPLPTLDYFAKTTCPACGRSDAKRETDTMDTFVESSWYFERYCSPNCDTAMFDKQAVDYWMPVDQYIGGVEHAILHLLYSRYFTRVLNEFGMVDYKEPFTRLLTQGMVCKETISCPDHGFLFPKEVKGSGENAVCSKCGQNIIAGRIEKMSKSKRNVIDPNVLLEQYGADTTRLFCLFAAPPERDLEWSEQGVEGGFRFLNRVWRLASSFLDFIKDAAPFDGSIDELEDAFRELFKKTHQTIRKVTKDIEERYHFNTAISGVMELVNTMYGIESIDKSPQKAGVMRLAMESVVLLLAPVVPHFAEELWEALGNKPSVLLAPWPPCREDALERDELLIVVQVNGKLRSRFNADVDIDDGTLRQMALADERVQKFIKDKPIKKVIVIEKKLVNIVV; the protein is encoded by the coding sequence ATGGATGATAAATACAATCCAAAAAAAATAGAATCCAAATGGCAAGATTATTGGGAAAAGTCCAACCTGTTTGATGTCAAAGAGGAACCTGAAAAAGAAAAATATTATCTTTTAGAGATGTTCCCCTATCCGTCCGGGAATCTTCATATGGGGCATGTCAGGAACTACACCATCGGAGATGTGGTTGCAAGGTATAAAAGGATGCAGGGATTCAATGTCCTGCACCCCATGGGATGGGATGCGTTCGGCATGCCGGCCGAAAATGCAGCCATCGCCAATAATACTCACCCGGCCAGGTGGACCTATCAGAATATTGATAATATGCGCAGCCAGTTGCAACGTCTCGGTTATTCCTATGACTGGGGCCGGGAAATCGCTGCCTGCCGTCCCGAATATTACCGCTGGGAACAATGGCTGTTTCTAAAAATGTATGCAAAGGGAATGGCTTACAGGAAAGAAGCCTTTGTTAACTGGTGTGAACCCTGCCAGACGGTTCTTGCCAATGAACAGGTGGAAGCCGGTATGTGCTGGCGCTGTGACCGTCCGGTTCGTCAGAAAAAGCTGTGGCAGTGGTTTTTCCGGATAACCGACTATGCCGAAGATCTCCTTGTCTATTGCGACAAGATTCCCGGGTGGCCGGACAAGGTGATTACCATGCAAAAAAACTGGATCGGGAAGAGCACCGGTGCCGAGATTCGATTTTGTATCGAAAACAGCGACGAGTTTATTACGGTTTTTACTACCCGGCAGGATACGGTTTGCGGGGCGACGTTCATGTGCCTGGCCCCGGAACATCCTCTGGTTCTGAAGCTTTCAAATGGAACGGAGCAGGAATCCGAGGTTCAAGCGTTCATCGAACGCATATCCGCGCAGGACCGATCGGCAAAGGCGGTTGACAGCTATGAAAAAGAGGGTGTTTTTACCGGTGCTTTCTGTATCAATCCGATCAACGGCCGGCGGATGCCGATCTATACCGCCAATTTTGCGTTGATGGAATATGGTACCGGTGCGGTCATGTCCGTACCTGCTCATGATCAGCGGGATTTTGAATTTGCCAAAAAGTACGGTCTGGAAATTATCGTGGTCGTTAAGCCCCATGATGATGATCTCGATCCGGCTTTCATGACCGCAGCCTATACCGGTGAAGGCGTGATGATCAATTCCGATCCGTTCAACGATATGGAAAATACCCGGGCAATGGATGCCATCGTTGCGTATCTTGAAGAAAGAGGCCTGGGGAAGAAGGCGGTAAGTTTCAGGTTAAGGGATTGGGGCATTTCCAGACAGCGCTACTGGGGAGCCCCGATTCCCATGATCCATTGCCCAACTTGCGGGATTGTCCCTGTACCTGAAAAGGATCTGCCGGTCATACTTCCCGAGGATGCCATGCTTCTTGAAGGCGGAAAATCGCCGCTGCCGACCCTCGATTATTTTGCAAAAACAACGTGTCCGGCTTGCGGCCGATCCGATGCCAAAAGAGAAACCGATACAATGGATACGTTTGTGGAATCTTCCTGGTATTTTGAACGATACTGCAGCCCGAATTGCGACACCGCCATGTTTGATAAGCAGGCCGTCGATTACTGGATGCCTGTTGATCAGTATATCGGCGGTGTTGAACATGCGATTTTGCATCTGCTTTATTCGCGCTATTTTACGCGTGTGCTGAACGAGTTTGGAATGGTCGACTACAAGGAGCCTTTTACCCGCCTTTTGACCCAGGGGATGGTTTGTAAAGAGACCATTTCCTGCCCGGACCACGGCTTTCTCTTTCCCAAGGAGGTCAAAGGGAGCGGTGAAAATGCCGTGTGCTCAAAATGCGGCCAAAATATTATAGCGGGCCGGATTGAAAAGATGTCCAAGTCGAAAAGGAATGTGATCGACCCGAATGTCCTTTTAGAACAATACGGTGCGGATACAACGCGGCTGTTCTGCCTGTTTGCGGCGCCGCCCGAAAGGGATCTGGAATGGAGTGAACAGGGTGTTGAGGGCGGGTTTCGCTTTTTGAACCGTGTTTGGCGTTTGGCCTCAAGCTTTCTGGATTTTATAAAGGACGCAGCACCTTTCGACGGCAGTATCGACGAGCTTGAGGACGCATTTAGGGAGCTGTTTAAAAAAACACACCAGACCATCAGAAAGGTGACCAAAGATATCGAGGAACGCTACCATTTTAATACCGCCATCAGCGGGGTTATGGAACTCGTTAATACCATGTACGGTATTGAGTCGATCGATAAAAGCCCTCAAAAGGCCGGGGTGATGCGGCTTGCCATGGAATCGGTTGTTCTGCTGTTAGCGCCCGTGGTGCCGCATTTTGCCGAAGAATTGTGGGAAGCTTTGGGCAATAAGCCCAGCGTTCTTTTGGCACCGTGGCCGCCCTGTCGGGAGGATGCCCTTGAAAGAGACGAACTGTTGATCGTGGTACAGGTAAACGGCAAGCTCAGAAGCAGGTTCAATGCAGATGTTGATATCGATGACGGCACCCTGCGGCAGATGGCCCTTGCGGACGAACGTGTTCAAAAGTTCATCAAAGACAAACCGATTAAAAAGGTGATCGTTATAGAGAAAAAGCTTGTGAATATAGTAGTTTAG
- a CDS encoding uracil-DNA glycosylase yields the protein MPTRFRHSNTARIDDFIAAVAEINNTLRYLAETGCRGFDCSEESLKTISNWGRKAGAPPETLSKIRDDLGDCRRCKLSGSRNNIVFGSGDPHARLVFVGEGPGYEEDQKGEPFVGAAGQLLTKIIQAINYSREQVYIGNIIKCRPPGNRNPMPDEITACAPFLKRQIAAIKPDFICALGTFAARTLLETNEPISKLRGSFHQYMGIRVLPTYHPAFLLRNPEKKRDVWEDMKMLMKALGRSIS from the coding sequence ATGCCGACGCGTTTCCGACATAGCAACACCGCCCGCATCGACGATTTTATCGCCGCCGTCGCAGAAATCAACAACACCTTGCGTTATCTGGCTGAGACCGGCTGCCGGGGTTTTGACTGCTCTGAGGAAAGCCTTAAAACAATCAGTAATTGGGGACGTAAAGCAGGTGCCCCGCCCGAGACCCTCAGTAAGATCCGGGATGACCTTGGTGATTGCCGGCGCTGCAAGCTTTCCGGCAGCCGTAATAATATTGTTTTTGGTTCGGGCGACCCGCATGCAAGGCTTGTATTTGTCGGCGAAGGACCGGGCTATGAAGAGGATCAAAAGGGTGAGCCCTTTGTCGGCGCAGCCGGCCAGTTGCTGACCAAAATAATCCAGGCGATAAATTATTCCCGCGAGCAGGTGTATATCGGCAATATCATCAAGTGCCGCCCTCCAGGGAACAGGAATCCCATGCCGGACGAGATTACGGCCTGTGCGCCCTTTTTAAAACGCCAGATTGCGGCCATCAAACCGGATTTCATATGCGCGCTGGGAACTTTTGCCGCGCGGACACTCCTTGAGACGAACGAACCCATCTCAAAGCTCCGAGGATCTTTCCATCAATATATGGGGATAAGGGTGTTGCCCACCTATCACCCGGCTTTCCTGCTTCGCAATCCCGAAAAAAAGCGGGATGTGTGGGAAGATATGAAGATGCTGATGAAAGCGCTGGGCCGGAGTATTTCCTGA
- a CDS encoding slipin family protein yields the protein MFTAIAITVLVVIFLLAAIRILNEYERGVIFRLGRIIRAKGPGLIILIPVVDKMVKVSMRLVAMDVDPQDVITRDNVSVKVNAVIYFRVIDAIKAVVDVENYNYAVSQLAQTTLRSVCGQADLDELLSAREKINSHLQEILDTRTDPWGIKVATVELKHIDLPQEMQRSMAKQAEAERERRAKVINAEGEFQAATKLAQASEIIREHPMALQLRYLQTMREMSAEQNTTIVFPFPIDFFKSFMDVMRKGGKDKDE from the coding sequence ATGTTTACTGCAATTGCCATTACAGTATTGGTTGTCATTTTTCTATTAGCAGCTATACGGATCTTGAATGAGTATGAACGGGGAGTGATATTCAGGCTCGGGCGCATTATCAGGGCCAAGGGACCGGGGTTGATCATCCTGATTCCGGTTGTCGATAAAATGGTAAAGGTCAGCATGCGCCTGGTGGCCATGGATGTGGATCCCCAGGATGTCATTACCAGGGACAATGTTTCGGTAAAAGTAAACGCCGTGATCTATTTCAGGGTCATCGATGCGATTAAAGCGGTGGTCGATGTGGAAAATTATAATTATGCCGTGTCCCAACTGGCCCAGACGACCCTGCGGAGCGTCTGCGGTCAAGCAGACCTGGATGAACTGTTGTCGGCCCGGGAAAAGATCAACTCTCATCTTCAGGAAATACTCGATACCCGCACGGATCCCTGGGGAATAAAGGTTGCCACCGTGGAGCTCAAGCACATTGATTTGCCTCAGGAGATGCAGCGCTCCATGGCCAAGCAGGCCGAAGCGGAGCGGGAACGACGCGCCAAGGTCATCAATGCCGAAGGTGAATTTCAGGCGGCGACCAAACTGGCGCAAGCCTCCGAGATCATTCGGGAACATCCCATGGCCCTGCAGCTTCGGTATCTACAGACCATGCGTGAGATGTCCGCCGAACAAAATACAACCATTGTGTTTCCGTTCCCCATTGATTTTTTCAAGTCGTTCATGGATGTTATGAGAAAAGGCGGCAAAGATAAGGACGAATAG
- the coaBC gene encoding bifunctional phosphopantothenoylcysteine decarboxylase/phosphopantothenate--cysteine ligase CoaBC: MKACINKKKIVLGVCGGIAAYKSVELLRLLVKQGAHVRVMMTQNAQKFVGPLTFEALSGQTVCTSLFEKGADASIRHIEWAEQADAVVIAPATANIIGKLANGLADDALSTFMMAVTCPVVICPSMNTHMFESRAVQRNIERLKADSYVVIEPGTGELACGTTGPGRLPEPEDIMDRLICCLAPKDFKGKRLLVTAGPTQEPIDPVRFISNPSSGKMGYAVAIAAEHRGGRVVLITGPTGLPDPNNVTVIRVRTAREMGLKVFEHMEESDIIIKTAAVADYRPKEQANQKIKKEHDEMVVVLEKNQDILKELGRSKKGRILVGFAAETENLEQNAEKKLAEKNLDLIAANLVGHFGSGFASDTNKMTLFFKDGTREPLPVMEKEDAAHVLLDRILQLMNP, from the coding sequence ATGAAAGCCTGCATAAATAAAAAAAAGATTGTTCTGGGTGTCTGCGGAGGTATTGCGGCCTATAAGAGCGTCGAACTTTTGAGGCTTCTGGTGAAACAGGGTGCCCATGTCAGGGTCATGATGACTCAAAATGCCCAGAAATTTGTGGGACCATTAACATTTGAGGCCTTGTCCGGTCAAACGGTGTGCACCAGCCTGTTTGAAAAAGGCGCCGATGCTTCCATCCGGCACATTGAGTGGGCCGAACAAGCCGATGCGGTGGTGATTGCGCCGGCAACAGCCAATATCATCGGCAAACTTGCCAACGGCCTGGCTGACGATGCCCTGAGCACCTTCATGATGGCCGTAACGTGTCCGGTCGTCATCTGCCCTTCCATGAACACGCATATGTTCGAGAGCAGGGCGGTTCAAAGAAATATTGAAAGGCTCAAGGCTGACTCGTATGTTGTAATTGAACCGGGAACCGGGGAACTGGCCTGCGGCACAACCGGCCCCGGCCGACTTCCCGAACCCGAGGATATCATGGACAGGCTCATTTGCTGTCTTGCTCCCAAGGATTTTAAAGGTAAACGGTTGCTGGTAACCGCCGGCCCCACTCAAGAACCGATCGATCCGGTGCGTTTCATCAGCAATCCGTCTTCGGGCAAGATGGGTTATGCGGTTGCCATAGCTGCTGAACACAGAGGGGGGCGTGTCGTCCTGATTACCGGACCGACCGGCTTGCCTGATCCCAACAATGTGACCGTGATCCGCGTGCGAACTGCCCGGGAAATGGGACTAAAAGTGTTTGAGCACATGGAAGAATCAGATATTATTATAAAAACAGCTGCGGTTGCCGATTACAGACCCAAAGAACAGGCCAACCAGAAGATCAAGAAGGAACACGATGAAATGGTAGTGGTACTGGAAAAAAACCAGGACATTCTGAAAGAACTCGGCAGAAGCAAAAAAGGCCGGATCTTGGTGGGCTTTGCTGCCGAAACTGAAAACCTGGAACAGAACGCTGAAAAGAAGCTTGCGGAAAAAAATCTTGATTTGATCGCCGCAAACCTTGTGGGTCATTTCGGTTCGGGTTTTGCTTCAGATACCAATAAGATGACACTTTTTTTTAAGGATGGAACCAGAGAGCCGCTTCCTGTTATGGAAAAAGAAGACGCCGCTCATGTTTTACTTGACCGCATACTTCAATTGATGAATCCGTAA
- a CDS encoding GDP-L-fucose synthase has translation MTGHQINTSAVLNPRSAIYVAGHRGMVGSAIVSRLKTSGYTNIVTRTHQELDLIDQRAVQGFFQNHSIDCVVLAAAKVGGIHANNTYPADFIYQNLMIGANVICEAYRSGVKQLLFLGSSCIYPKLAPQPLKEEYLLTGKLEPTNEPYAIAKIAGIKLCESFNRQYGTRFYAVMPNNLFGPNDNFDLETSHVLPALIRKFHLAKLAGQGDWDGIAKDEFRFGAIPDDFMACLGAISRANGYDSKHSDPTVKLPPAVKLWGSGSPRREFIHVDDAADACLYIMRRQDTIFDALFADESVPLLNIGCGRDLSIRDLANLVAEIAGYHGDVIWDRSKPDGTPRKLLDVSKLEHLGWKPVISLTEGIKQTYEWYLTQQ, from the coding sequence ATGACAGGACATCAAATAAACACATCTGCGGTTCTGAATCCCCGGTCTGCCATCTACGTTGCCGGGCACCGGGGGATGGTGGGTTCCGCCATTGTCAGCCGGTTGAAAACCTCAGGATACACCAATATTGTCACCCGAACCCATCAAGAGTTGGATTTAATCGATCAGCGCGCGGTACAAGGCTTCTTTCAGAATCATAGCATCGACTGTGTTGTCCTTGCCGCGGCGAAAGTTGGCGGAATCCACGCCAATAATACCTATCCGGCCGATTTCATTTACCAGAACTTAATGATCGGGGCCAACGTGATTTGCGAGGCTTACAGGAGCGGAGTGAAACAGCTCCTGTTTCTGGGCAGTAGCTGCATCTACCCTAAGCTCGCCCCACAGCCGCTAAAGGAGGAATACCTTCTTACCGGCAAGCTTGAGCCGACCAACGAGCCGTATGCCATTGCCAAAATTGCCGGGATCAAGCTTTGCGAATCTTTTAACCGGCAGTATGGAACCCGCTTTTATGCGGTCATGCCGAACAATCTTTTTGGGCCCAATGACAACTTCGATTTAGAGACTTCCCATGTACTTCCTGCCTTAATCCGCAAATTTCACCTGGCCAAACTGGCCGGCCAGGGTGACTGGGACGGCATTGCCAAAGATGAATTCCGCTTCGGTGCCATCCCGGATGACTTTATGGCGTGCCTGGGCGCCATCTCCAGGGCCAATGGATATGATTCCAAGCACTCTGATCCCACCGTGAAGTTACCGCCTGCTGTCAAACTCTGGGGCAGCGGCAGTCCTCGTAGAGAATTTATCCATGTCGATGATGCGGCTGATGCCTGCCTTTATATCATGCGCCGACAAGACACTATTTTTGACGCACTGTTTGCCGATGAGAGTGTGCCGCTGCTCAATATCGGCTGCGGTCGGGACCTTAGCATCCGGGATCTTGCCAACTTGGTTGCGGAAATCGCCGGCTATCATGGCGATGTTATTTGGGATCGTTCAAAACCTGATGGGACTCCGCGCAAGCTGCTTGATGTGTCCAAGCTGGAACATTTGGGATGGAAACCGGTAATATCTTTGACAGAAGGGATTAAACAGACATATGAATGGTATTTAACACAGCAATGA